A genomic region of Stigmatopora nigra isolate UIUO_SnigA chromosome 16, RoL_Snig_1.1, whole genome shotgun sequence contains the following coding sequences:
- the en2a gene encoding homeobox protein engrailed-2a, with product MDDHERGSRVEAEESNRAILPLLQVQGNAQNPHRVTNFFIDNILRPDFGRKKDQGGNRQHHQHRRGESTLSPPQPPLPLPPPPPPPPESLGSPAAPLTEPVGSAVPAEGTSTPHAVSGVKKPAIPAEEPLKARGESGDQCLSSDSDSSQASSNAPPGQQPGMLWPAWVYCTRYSDRPSSGPRSRKPKKKSTSKEDKRPRTAFTAEQLQRLKTEFQTNRYLTEQRRQNLAQELGLNESQIKIWFQNKRAKIKKANGSKNTLALHLMAQGLYNHATVTKDDKSDSD from the exons ATGGACGACCACGAGCGCGGCAGCAGAGTTGAGGCGGAGGAATCGAACAGAGCCATCCTACCATTGCTGCAGGTGCAAGGCAACGCGCAAAACCCACACCGGGTCACCAACTTCTTCATCGACAACATCCTCAGGCCCGATTTCGGACGCAAAAAGGACCAAGGAGGGAACCGCCAACACCACCAGCATCGCCGCGGGGAGAGCACTTTGTCACCCCCGCAGCCTCCGCTACCGctgccgccaccaccaccgccgccgccggagAGCCTCGGCAGCCCGGCTGCGCCTCTGACCGAGCCGGTGGGAAGCGCGGTGCCCGCGGAAGGGACCTCCACACCGCACGCAGTCAGCGGCGTTAAGAAGCCAGCCATACCCGCCGAGGAGCCCCTGAAAGCCCGCGGAGAGAGCGGAGATCAGTGCCTAAGCTCGGACTCGGACAGTTCTCAAGCCAGCTCGAACGCACCACCGGGACAGCAACCCGGCATGCTGTGGCCCGCCTGGGTGTACTGCACCCGCTACTCGGACAGACCCTCTTCAG GTCCGAGATCCCGCAAACCAAAGAAGAAGAGCACCAGCAAGGAAGACAAGCGACCGCGCACGGCCTTCACCGCCGAGCAGCTGCAGAGACTCAAAACCGAATTCCAGACCAACCGTTACCTGACCGAGCAACGGCGCCAGAACCTGGCGCAGGAACTGGGTCTAAACGAGTCTCAGATCAAGATCTGGTTTCAAAACAAGCGGGCCAAGATCAAGAAGGCCAACGGGAGCAAGAACACACTAGCGCTGCATCTAATGGCGCAAGGCCTATACAACCACGCCACCGTCACCAAGGACGACAAATCCGACAGCGACTGA